In Choristoneura fumiferana chromosome 4, NRCan_CFum_1, whole genome shotgun sequence, the sequence actatccaacgataccccacactatagggttggatgagaaaaaaaaaatcacccccactttacgtctatgggaggtaccctaaaaaaaaaatttagaatttttaattgtaccattttgtcggcattgtttacctatatatccgtacaaaaatacagctttctaggattgatagtctctgagcaaagccgcggacggacagacaaacagacagacatggcgaaactataagggttccgtttttgccattttggctccggaaccctaaaaatgaaactaCAAGCACAAGTTACCTTGTGTATACTTTAGATACatttgggtgaagaccaaaaagttgcacaaattttcgtgtcacaatggaaaaaaattgtagtaattttaactacctgcATCAAGGTacgtgcaactttttggtcgtCACCCATTTTTGAGGAGCCTAGTTTAATGAAAACATTGTGTCCAGGATAACTCCAACATACACCATGTATACGTGTTCTGGCCGCATCAGCATGCACGAACCGAATCTCCAGAGCGTGCCACGCACGTTCTCGGTACCTCTATCATACCTCACTCTagaagacacacagacagacgaaATGGTAGAGTTCAACTGCAGGAACATTTTCCGTGCGGCGCCAGAACACGTTCTTGTGTCTGCCGACTACTGCCAGTTGGAATTGAGGATCTTGACTCACTTTTGCGAAGATGAGGTGCTGATGAGTATTATGAAGTCGGATGTTGATGTGTTTAAGTCTATTGCGGCGTCGTGGGGCGGAGTGGCCGAGGAAGaggtaagttatttttattacgtGCTTATAGTGTGGGTGGAGATGATTTTACTTAGGTATATGGTCATGTTCTTTGCTTTCGCAACTTTTTCCACCAAGGTGATATAACAGAACTCATGTCAAGtttaaatagttaatttaaaaatataggcAGAGGCTACACAAATTAAGATTAAATTTGAttcgtagatagctggacaatCTAGAACAAAActtgggctactttttatcccgatatttccacagaaacgggataaaatctcgaaacctCAACCCAGTTTTAGAGTAATGAAAGGTACAgttgttttttatataatgtcAATGAAGAcctggcagtttttttttgtgccaaAACCAAATCAATTTTTCTTTTCAcatctcatgctcttaaaatgttactttagtctctgcttatcgggactaaagctcctttttattctctagggattaaagtatgtatttttttaatttatgttggaACCCCCTAAACGCCAACAcagtgtttgtgaatggaggatttttaggcatgacaatgacaactgtgcaaaaatataaaaaaaaacacgatttaatttcgtgaaacacaattaatgattacgaatatgaatctattcaattatattaatttattattttattatgcatagtccaattagttttaaaaaagattcaatttttaaactgttggctaaatatgcaagcatttaatatgtcacttcataaacaataaacgaaaagaaaaaaccgcgcaacaatttttttttgctatttgtttttttgaacagatggcatgtccattagtcgagcgtacgtttttaaaaagtaatttgtaGTTTtcaacaaaacattgttttttttcctcgcattcaaagtgaaaagtggTAAGCACTCCACTTTTCACTTTcactctgctcgggtggctaaacatctcgtgtcattatggctagTTTAGTCCTTTGTTGAACAATTTACCATTATTCACTCATTTCATTATATGGCAATACTtacctcctctttttttttattaacggaAATCCGTTACTAAACATTTGTCAATGTAGCCTAAACAGAAACCTACACCTACAGCATACCTACGACAGTGCTAAAGCGAGCTCCTGAATAGTCTGAATAATCCGGCCTTAGCACTCGCGAACGCCCCTAAGCCGCTTATTGTTCACCTCTGCCTCTGCCGATGCTCGGCCGGCGCTAGTTGATAATGAAAGTTTGGAAGCAAATTTGGCAGGCTGCCAGTGCTGTTCTACGGTGTTAAGATCTGTTTTTTATTGCAGCAGATTGTGTTTGTCAAGTCTGATCGAGATAGGTTCGAGATATTACACAGACGTCCTACTGGGCTGGGCATCATCTACCTAAAAATAAGCAatcgttttaagtttttttgactCCTAAATCGGgaacataaattatttagtcGTACTAACTAAGGTATAAAGACTTAACTAAgatgtaaagtaaataaatgttttttaacctttttgttttaattatatcaCAAAATAACCTTTTCGACGGGCTTTCGGTTTGGTGTTACACTTACCTAAAGTCGGATAAAATCGCTTCAACAATTTCATAATAACATCAAAAGAGCAAACGCAAagaaaacaatttaattaaagccCCCATTGAAATTCTTGTGCTCACTGTTGATTGGTTCTCTTAATTACGTGAAttaattgatatttaatttGCAGGTGGACGACGATCTCCGACAGAAGGCCAAGCAGCTTTGCTATGGCATTATTTATGGCATGGGAAACAAAACACTGTCGCAAACGTTGGACGTTAGTGAAATGGAAGCTGCCGTCTTCATGGACACATTCCACAAGACTTATCCTGCCATTAGAATATACACTCAGAAGGTCATAGAGGATTGCAAGACGAAGGGTTTCATAGAAACTTTAACTAAAAGAAGGAGATACCTACCCGACATAAACAGCGGCATGGTTTCGAAGAAAAGTAAGTTTGCGAAGTTCGGATTACACTGCAGTGGAAGTAAATTAGGTTGATCGATCGCTCTGTGTATCCGCAAGTTCCTTTTTTATTGGATCACTGGACTGGGTAACTTTTTGTCCGATCTCtgctttgtttttttcttagtGACTGTTGATTCCATCTACATTATGTACGTTTATATCTTCGAGGTCGCTATTGACTACATTAACAATGTGACTATGACTTTGCCCAAAGTTTGTATTAACACTTTAGATTTTGGCTACAGTCAATAGCAAATTTGCAAGCTAACGCGTACCTAATTATTCAAAGTTGTGGAATATTGCCTGTTGTATTAAATAGACGTGATGGAAAGGGACAGTAATTTCAAATTGTATTGGTTTCTCATACGGTAAGTATGAATTAAAAGTccatttgatgaaatttttccTTTGCGATGTTTATGTGTCATCACACGCAAAAGCAAAATTTTTATTCTGTAAATCGATTTACATgtctttttagagttccgtacccgaagaaagaaaaaaaccggccaagagcgtgtcggacacgcccgaaataggggctaaaaattcgcactttaaagttgaatattttgcaaacatatcactgaattgaaatatcgttttagcaaccccctaatggtttaaaagacctatccaacgataccccacactacaagattgcatgggaaaaaaaaatcacccccactttacgtctatgggaggtattctaaaaaaaaggcaacggataaattaaatatacttatatgtatataaatacatacttaataaatacatattaaacacccaagacccgataGCAGACATTGgtattattcgtacaaatatctgccctggcggGGAATCGAacgcgggacctcaagcttcgtagtcaggttctctaaccacttggccattcggtcGTCATTGGTTCCTCTATTTTTACAGATGCTGCCGAGCGTCAAGCAGTGAACACGACGATCCAAGGTTCGGCAGCCGACATTGCCAAAGCGGCCATGTGTGCCATCGACACCAGGACATCTACAAGCCTTCACAAACCTCGTCTAATCCTTCAAATGCACGACGAACTCATCTACGAAGTGCCTGAAGCGAATAAACACACGTTCATTAAGATTTTGAAGCAAGTAATGGAGCAAAGTGTGACGCTTAAAGTACCTCTACCCGTCAAAGTGAAAACTGGATACACATGGGGCCGCCTAGAAGAAGTGAAACTATAGACTGTAACAACAGTTTCTTGTGATATTTTGTGTGATATCGATCAGTTCATAAATTTATTCATTGATGATGTAAGTTAACTAAAtcattttgttttcattatgaAACCCGAGCCCGAAAGTTAGCTGAAATGGTTAAGAGTCTGTCGGCAGGTTAACTCGGAGTTGGGTAAGTAAACAgtgaagtaaattaaatattactagAATTGAGGTTGTGGCCAGTTAGGGAATTAAGTTTTGGGTTAGAAACTATAAGCAATTAAATATTCGATGTATGGAGGTTTCGATTTGCCTGGAATAgttaaaatttggtacctactaaattatcTAATCTGACTTTTAATGTTAGTTGAGTAAATTCTGTAAGGTTTTTTTGGCGTTTATAAACTAAAGCTGTTGCcagcgacttcgtctgcgaagaatttgctTATAGCTATATTTCGGGGTCAAAAgctatttaatatattattcatcatcatcccagcctatatacgtcccactgctgggcacaggcctcctctcagaacaagagggcttgggctatagttcccacgcgggcccagtgcggattgggaacttcacacgcaccattgaattgcttcgcaggtttgtgcaggtttcctcacgatgttttccttcaccgcaaagctcgtggtaaatttcaaatgtaattccgcacatgaatttggaaaactcagaggtgcgagccggggtttgaacccacgaccctctgtttgagaggcgataggtcaaaccactaggccaccacggtttttttaatatattattattatctatatataaaaggcaaattattatatatagtaaAGAAGAAAAAGTCCATGCAGGACTAGTAACATATAAATGCCTATTATACAGTTAGACTACCTGAGGTATTTCAAAAGACGCGATGATAGTTTTCTAACTGTAGATTCTTGTGTTTCGTATTTTCATTAATTTGCTTTGTAGTGTTGACAATTATTCGACGAGTACTGTTTGAGGTGTAAAATGTAAACATAGAACAGGCATCTTGAACTGTTATTAGCGAGTATGTTGATGTTTCCTTTGATTAACCAAATGTAGTAGAGTCTGTGTAAACTGAGCTACTCCATAAATACTCATTAAAGTTTGTGCGGAAACAAACCAATCGGAATACGTAAACAATTGTAGTATCAGATGCTTCGACGGAGTATTGTAATTAGTCGAACTCTGCCACTATTTCCCTTGCGGGTGCAATTTCAAACTATAGCACCCAATACGCTAGTACCCCCTTTTGGAAGCCAGTACAGTAATGAAGCGTATTTCAGCGCCCTCTCCGTAAATTTCCTCGGGTTTTCCCAGTTTTCCGTGATTACGTGGTCGCGCGGTAGAGGGAGTGCGGTCGGCCCTGCGCGCAATCAATACCTGCGCGGAGCGTCGCCGCTCGCCGCTCGCTGCCGCCGCTCCCCAGTGCCGCCGCTGTCAGCGCCGCCGCGCCGTCACCTCACCAGCGGCACGCGATTTAAAACAATCCGGCATTAATGAATAACCGTCAAtgatatagaaaaaaaacatcaaaatacACTATTATGTACGCGAACGAACCGCCGCGGCCGCTCGGACCGCTCTCCCGCGCTACATCCACGTAGTGTTTTCATTGTCAAAGATATTTACGTGTAAACGAAAATGCATCTCCATTTCGAGAGGAACGTGAACGCTAAGTGTGACTGCACTATACTGTCGCTGTCATGGATGGGCAAGGTCCCCGACGAGCTGCCGGAGGTGAGAATAATTCGTGTTTGTTGGTGGACGCGCAAGAAGCGTGCCATGGAAATAGCTCATGGTCAATGGTCAAGGAGACTCCGTCCGAGTCGCGAATTTTAACACGATATAAATTAGCGGCTGCACGCGGCTGCATGTTGCCACTGCAGTAACTTTTATCACGATGCTAaaaacaacacaacacttagcgtttattttttgaacagcaaacattaaattattttggtaAACTTTAAGAACGATTGAAACATATACTTCGATATCTAGGTAATACCAGGTGCTAATTAACGAAAAACATCAACTATACTATTAAGGAGATATTTAGATAGAGGTATCTTAGATCACCCTAGCTACGATACTTATTACGGAAACACAATAGAATTCGTTTTATAGAATTTGTAGATACCTACGCCTAAAGCAAACGGTACCTAATCGTTTTACGATTCGATTAACCGCTGGATCCGTTTAGGTCAATCTATTTCTATTCCCATCTAATAGCTAAACGGGATATACCTAGTTGCCAAATAGGTACAAAACACAGAGGGATGATTGCTCAGCCTGTAATACGCGACTTGGCTAAATtaaatttccatttctcatgTAGATTGAAAACGATTTGCTGGCAGAAACGGTAGTTCAGGAAAGTTTTCTTGGGCCCCAGCGCAATAGTAATCTGTGTTACTAGCAGGGTGAGTGGCAGCGGGCTCCCATTCAATTAACCTTTCTTCGCCTCCACGGCTTTTGACCTATTTAGTTTCATTTCTATTCAACACCTAGGAGCACTTTCGCCATGCCTCCGGCTTTGCAGCAATATTCCCTGCCTTGTTTGCTAATTGCACAAAACGAGGCAGCGCTACCTGAGCTATAAACCCGTATTGTTACGTCTTATTAAAATCCTTCGCTGCTTACACGGCTTGGTGAATAACACACGTTGTCTAATGGCACGCTGAGTATACACATACACACTATGGTAATGGAAAACAGCGAGTAATAATGTTATTTACTACATGTTACATAAATCCGACTTCAAAGTAATTTGTTTCACGTGTGCACGATTCacacattaaattaaatcactAGAGTTAGAAGGGAATATTCTCTAAGTCGCATAGCAGCAATACCCTTGACAGAGTGGGGGGCTCCTATACAACGAACgggattttttgccgttttttgctcgatattaataacgacaacaggtagacgcttgacaTATTCAttgaatatttagtcgtatattcactttaaaaataaataattaaattaaaataaaataaatatttaaggggggctcccatacaacaaacgtgttttttttgctaatgtctaatgttgtttaaataatggtacggaacccttcgtgcgcgtgTCCAATttcacttggccggtttttagggttccggagccaaaatggcaaaaacggaacccttatagtttcgccatgtctgtctgtctgtctatctggctttgctcagggactattaatgctagagagctgtaattttgcacggatatatatgtaaactatgccgataaaatggtatgtacaataaaaaattatctcccatagacgtaaagtgggggtgatattttttttctcatccaaccctatggtgtggggtattgttggataggtcttttaaaaccattaggggtttgctaaggcgatttttcgattcagtgatgtgtttgcgaaatattgtgcaaattttcataaaaatcgagcgtcgttcaagaactttcaaggaaaattataacgttaagtttgcttgagaattattagtaagtttaaaaatacgaaatccttagaaaaatattacttatttttttcgtaatggctacggaactctattttgggcgtctccgacacgctcttggccggtttttttatttgttcatttATATCTACTCACATGTGACGGTAATAGCCATTCATCTGTTGATTCTATTAAATACTAATTTCTTTCTACCtccgtcatcatcccagcctatttacgtcacactgctgggcacagacctcctctcagaatgagagggcttagaccgtagttcccacgcgggccctgtgGCGACGTCCTTACGGGGTTCATGGTATAGCTTCGCAATATACCTACAACTATCGCCATATACTAGTTTAATAATATGATCATCAGATGAACACTGTTCGTGAACTTTAGATATAACTCTTAGATCATTTAATCTCGTTTACTATCACATACCCTCAAGTGGGTATGTGAGGAAATCGGGCTTCCGCCCACTGGCCTCCCAACAAATCCCCTCACAGCCAGCCCAAACCACCAGAACCAACACACGGTTCTATACAAAGGTTTGATTACATTTAATTACTATGAAAGCTCAACAAGCAATCTTGTCTTACAAACTTTACTTATCACGATTAGTGTTATTCTCTTGATCATATTGCTTTATAACGGACATTAGATATGTAAGGAAAAGCTTAAGGAACTCACCAGTGATTGTTCTCTTACTGGATGCACTAACGTAATGTGCAACTTCTATCCTATCCTCCTTACATACTCTTTATTCAAGTTAATGTCCTATTCCGTTATCAGTCCCGCCTTATTTTTCGACTGTTAAAATTCAAACTAGTGACAGATGTCAGGTGccataaaacaattactttattatACTGCCAGTGTTACCAATACACACACAATGTCAATTACAGTTTAAGGTTAGCTCACTTTCAGGTATAATTCGCGCTTAGCCGCGACACTCCCAACGGCGAGAGTTTTGCTGACAGACATTtacaaaagaataaataattgaCGCGTCCATTCAGCAATcttttcctttgcctttattGCTGCGTCTCTCTTCTTTCTGGTTGGTTCACCTTCAACACCATCATCACCGCAAGATGATGTGTTCATTAGCTCCTCTCCATTATGAGTAACTTCGTCTACGACAGCTGCTTCACCGGTATCATCAACGGCTTCATCCACTGCCACAGGCACATCACCAACATTAGAACCATCCCGTGCTTCAGGTTGTTCGGGAATCAAAGGCTCAGGTTGGATTGGTTCAACATCAAGATGTTCTGTGGTCTCCTGATTATCTGTAGCATCTCGGTTGCCGTTTGAGCCAGTAACCTCCGGCTGTTGTGTCACTATCCTACTGATCACTTCTCGAGCTGGGGCAGCATCAGTTTCCAGTGGGTATAGATGGCCGATTGAACGAGTGAAATCAGAGCTGCCAACCCTGACTATCGCTGTTCGGCATTCTCCGTCACTTCCTCGAATCAAGGAAACAATTTTTCCAACTTTCCAACTACATCTTCTACGAGAGTCGTCTTTTATTTGCACAATATCGCCAAGGCGAGGTTCTCGATGCGATTTGACTCTTGGTTGTTGGTAAGAATTGTTGTACCTTTCTCGCAGACTAGGTAGATATTGATCTTCGAACATCTTTTTAAATTCATTGAGTACAGTCTGTCCTCTTCTCCAACCCTGTACAAGATCAATTTTCGTACCCGTGCCGGTACTTGTTGCTTCTAGATTGAATTCTAAACATTTTCCCAACGATAAAAAGTCGGACGGCTTCAGCACATGCTCGAGTTCAGTACCGACTCGAACTAACGGGCGTGAGTTCCACTACTGACTCAACCTCCTTTATGACTGTCAGTAGCTGAGTGTCTTGTAACAAATGCTTATCTATTGTGCGCTTAAGACAATGTTTCACGATAGCTATAAGACGCTCGTAAAAAGCACCATGCCAGGGCGCTAACTGTGGTATAAACTTCCACTGGATCTCGTTCTCTTTGCAGTAGGGTTCAGATAGTACCTGGCTGGTTAACTTGAACTGCAAAGCGTTATCTGAAACAATTTTTAGCGGCACGCCTCTCGTCGCTGTAAACCTTCTTAAAGCTAACAAGCATTCATCAGCGGTTAAGTTATTTACTACTTCCATGTGAATGGCGCGTACAGCTAAGCATGTGAACAAGCAGATCCATCTTTTTTCTTTTCCATTTTGCGTACTGACAAACATGGGTCCAAAATAATCCATTCCTGTATATGTAAAAGGTTTGCTATAATTTACCCTTTCTGCTGGTAAAGCTGGGGTAGGTGGCAACTGATATGGACCTCCTCCATACTTCACGCACTGAGAACATTTCctgattactcgctctacttcTGCTCTTCCCTGTGGTATCCAGTATTTTTGTCTAATGATACTTAATGTATGCGATACTCCCACATGGTAGTTAGATTCGTGTGTACTACGTATAATCTCGTTTGTGAAAGCACATCTCCTTGGTAGAAGTATCGGATGTTTTTTGTCATATGTCCAGTTGGTGTTAGACATTCGTCCTTTACACCTTAATATCCCGTCTACGTCGAGAAACAAACCTAGGTTGCGTGTTAAATGGGTCGTTTTGCCTGCTACTTCATCAGGAAAGTATTCCTTTTGCAGCTTCCTAATCTCATCGCTGCCTTGCGTTTGCGTAGGTTTTTCTGTAACCGCACTAGTAGTAGGTAAGTCTACATCCATAGGCTGACGTGTTTCGGGTGTGTGTATTTCCATCATGTCTACATCTGTATGTTCATGACCGTCTTCGTAGCCCTTGTCTACCATTTCTGGACCGTCAACAGTATCCAGACCCTCCCCGGCCGAAAGCAAGGCTGCATGTTGGTCGCCCTTTGGGATGATGGGCCAAAAATCATGTTGCTTAGTGAGAAACTTTGGACCATTCAACCATAGGTCCTTTTTCTGTTGCCATAGCTCAGGTCGTGTTGCCAAATCAGCTGGATTCAAATTCGTATTGACATAACGAAATTCGACGTCTTTGCTTTCTTTGATTTCGTTTATGCGTCTTGACACAAATGGTGGAAGCAACTTACTAGATTTTATCCAGCTCAGAACTATAAGACTATCGGTCCATAGGTAGGCTTGTTGTATCGGTAGATCCAAGTTGCTTCGAACATATTTAAGTAGTCGACTTCCAATCAAGTAGCCCAGAAGCTCTAGGCGTGGTATCTTCAGGTCTTCTTTGTCTTCCATTGGCGTTACTCTAGATTTAGCCATCAAGAAAGATACTTTTGTCTGTTTTCTGGTAGATGATCTCAAGTATACAACAGACGCATACGAGTTCTTCGAGGCATCTGTAAATGCATGCAACTCGTACGTACTTTCCTTGCCATCACCTGTATGTCTTGGCAATGCAACtgattttgctgactgtaggttTTTGACAACGCTGTtccatttttcttttaattcgtCGGGCATAACCGAGTCCCATTTTAACTTCTTCGCGCAAAGTTCTTGAAAAAGAAGTTTGGCTGGTAGTACAAGTGGTGCTATAAAGCCGCAAGGATCATAGAAACGTGCCAGCATTCTGAGTACATCCTTTTTGGTTTTTACTTGCACTACGTCTCTttctaacatattttttttcaaattgagtCGCAGCGTGTCATCTTTCAAGTCCCATAAGAGTCCAAGTACTTTTACAGAATCCAATTTCTTGCATCTCTGTGATTCTGGAATACTAGCCATGAATTCTTCAGAGTTCGAGGTCCAATCTCTTATGTTCATTGCAAGTTCTCCGAAGGCTTCTCTTGCTTCTTCGTATACTTCTTTTGCTTTACATATAGAGTCGGCATTTATCACTAAATTGTCTACATAACATTTATCTGCGACCCTCTTCAAAAGTGATTGGTTTGTTCGAGAAAAATGGTACCTTATTGTGGCAGTCAgtagaaatggacttgaaatAATTCCGAAGGGTACTCTACAGAATCTGAAGTAGATCAGATTGTCTTCAGTTGGTTCCGCAGTTAAGTCTTTTACCCATAGGAATCGGGTGACTTCCCTATCATTTTCTTGCAGTCCAACTTGAAGAAACGCCTTTTCCACGTCTGCAGTTATGCCAATTTCACCGGTTCGAAACTGAAGAATTAATGCAGTCATGTCTTCAATCATAGATGGACCACGATACAGGCACTCGTTCAAACTCTTCTTTCCATTTAATTTTGCAGAAGCATCGTAAACGATCCTGCCTCGTTTACCATTCTGCTGGACTATATGATGAGGCAAATAATGAACAGGTACATTTTCATTCCTTGGTCGAGATTCCACAATCTCTATGATGCCAGCCTCTAACTGTTCTTTGAGTATATCCTGGTATTCTTTAATTGTCTCATCATTAGAACGTCGCAGTAGGCTTTTCAAACGTCCATATGCTAGTCCAAAATTGGTAGGTAATTCTGGTGGAAATTCAATCCACGGCCACTTGACTTCGTACCTTCCATTGCTATATTCTACTGTCGAATTGAAATGTTTCACCGCTTCCTCTTCTCGAGTGGTCTTAGGAGAGTCTGTTATTCCTATACTTTCGAGAGCCCAAAGGAATTTCATATCAATGGTACGCAATGGTAGGTCTGGCTCACTAAAATATGGACATCCAGGCTCATGGCATTGGCAATATGTTACGATGGATAAAGTACTTCCTTCTTGCTCTTCATGATAATTGCCAGAGATAAGCCAACCGAAATCTGTGTCCACAAGGAATAAATTGTCTTGGACTTGGTGCTTACTGCGTATGAAAGAAAAGTAGCAATCGTTCCCAATTAAGAGGTCAATACAATCACCAAGTGAATTGTCATCTGCACATATGTCAACATTGATGTCTGATGCATTCCATTCTGGTACTGGAATCTTGTCTGTTATATGTGGCACTAAATTCACCCTTATATCTCTTTCAATACCTCTTTTCGTCAGTAATTTGATTTCCGCAGCTGGGCTTGGCATTTCCTTTGCGGTCGTAGATCCAAATGTGAAGATGACAAGTAGGTCTTCGGTGTCCGTGGTCAAATCCAGTTCCTTTGCCATTTTGGTAGTTAGGTAACTTCGTTGGCTCCCAGAGTCAAGAAGTAACCTACATGGGACTTCTTTATTGTTGTGGATTAGCTTTGCTGTTGCCGTCTGCAAATAAGATTTGACATTTGTCAGTAAGTTATCTACTTTATTATAATGGAAATTAAAATGGTTGTCCGACTCACTCTTAGCAACAGCAAATTTCCTATTACATAAAGCAGAGTTGTGTGGTCTTTTGCAATGATAGCATCTTATCCGAGGAATCCTGATACACTTGTTAGCCCTGTGTCCTTCTCGGAAGCAGACATAACATTTGTTACccaatttttgttttctttccatAACAGTGCTGTATTTTTCGCACTGGTCACTGTAATGTTCCTCATTGCAAAAGACACATTCCTTTTTTGATTTCTTCTCTTGGGGACCTTGATTTTTCCCATCTTTCCTCTTCCTGTTCAGTGTGAAATTCACCTTTTGGGCTTCATGCTTCCTCGGCTTAATGAAGCGTTTGCTTAGTCGATTTTCACAAACGTGCAAGGCTTCTGTAGATGTTTCAAGTGGAATATTCGTCGAGCTAGATGGTATAGGTGCACTGGAATGTTCCATAGCAGTGATCACTTTCTCCAAGCAGTCCCTGAGCTCTGCGATCCTACTGTCTTT encodes:
- the LOC141427124 gene encoding uncharacterized protein; this translates as MEQALRARLALRQKHLCDLIETAKAMLESEIGIPFIQFSQMCLKLKTAIGALEKETFLFIDKCQDEEGLVPQCTEAQMMGEEVLASLEAVSQVNVAEKTTAEQVSRLPKLDLCKFNGDILKWTEFWDKFEANIDSRNLKDVDKLSYLLSTLEGAALETVEGLGATNANYTIAVDVLQKRYGAKDKVVDAHYAAINNLTVAANLPSECRRNLNHIEKHLRILAAYGENIESNHLRVAITSKFPGPVLYQVKILSKDSRIAELRDCLEKVITAMEHSSAPIPSSSTNIPLETSTEALHVCENRLSKRFIKPRKHEAQKVNFTLNRKRKDGKNQGPQEKKSKKECVFCNEEHYSDQCEKYSTVMERKQKLGNKCYVCFREGHRANKCIRIPRIRCYHCKRPHNSALCNRKFAVAKSESDNHFNFHYNKVDNLLTNVKSYLQTATAKLIHNNKEVPCRLLLDSGSQRSYLTTKMAKELDLTTDTEDLLVIFTFGSTTAKEMPSPAAEIKLLTKRGIERDIRVNLVPHITDKIPVPEWNASDINVDICADDNSLGDCIDLLIGNDCYFSFIRSKHQVQDNLFLVDTDFGWLISGNYHEEQEGSTLSIVTYCQCHEPGCPYFSEPDLPLRTIDMKFLWALESIGITDSPKTTREEEAVKHFNSTVEYSNGRYEVKWPWIEFPPELPTNFGLAYGRLKSLLRRSNDETIKEYQDILKEQLEAGIIEIVESRPRNENVPVHYLPHHIVQQNGKRGRIVYDASAKLNGKKSLNECLYRGPSMIEDMTALILQFRTGEIGITADVEKAFLQVGLQENDREVTRFLWVKDLTAEPTEDNLIYFRFCRVPFGIISSPFLLTATIRYHFSRTNQSLLKRVADKCYVDNLVINADSICKAKEVYEEAREAFGELAMNIRDWTSNSEEFMASIPESQRCKKLDSVKVLGLLWDLKDDTLRLNLKKNMLERDVVQVKTKKDVLRMLARFYDPCGFIAPLVLPAKLLFQELCAKKLKWDSVMPDELKEKWNSVVKNLQSAKSVALPRHTGDGKEKKPTQTQGSDEIRKLQKEYFPDEVAGKTTHLTRNLDNALQFKLTSQVLSEPYCKENEIQWKFIPQLAPWHGAFYERLIAIVKHCLKRTIDKHLLQDTQLLTVIKEVESVVELTPPEVTGSNGNRDATDNQETTEHLDVEPIQPEPLIPEQPEARDGSNVGDVPVAVDEAVDDTGEAAVVDEVTHNGEELMNTSSCGDDGVEGEPTRKKRDAAIKAKEKIAEWTRQLFILL